Sequence from the Leptospira johnsonii genome:
GGAGAAGGGTTATTTGCCTAAGCAACTAGATTCAGAAAACATTATATGGAAGGATCTGGGTTTTTCTTCCAAACCTTATGAGAACTATTCCAAAAGTCTAGATTGGTTCGGGGATGGTTCTGTAGTATTTGTTCCAATGGAAGGTCATACTGCGGGAGATGTGGGAATGTTCTTGAACTTGCCTTCCGGAAAAAGATTCTTTTTTACCGGAGATATAACCTGGGCAAAAGAAGGATTCGAGATTCCATCTCATAGAACTAGACTTTTGAGATCTATCGTAGACAGGGATCAGGAGTTAGTAGGCAAAGAAATATACAGAGTACATTCTCTTCTAAAAGCTTATCCGAATCTGGAAGTTGTTCCCGCTCATGACGGAGAAGTAATAGATCGTTTGGGCTTATATCCTCATTGGATAGAATAAGCTTTTCAAACAAAATCGAATCTATTCTTTAACTTTGTAAGAATTGTATGAGTCGTCTCCGGGAAATACCTGGAGGCGATATCGATCACTCGGATCGTAAATCCGATCTTTAAGACCTTCTTCTTTTTTTCCATTCCTTCCAGAATACGTTTTGCTACCAGTTCTGCGGAGATGGAATTTTTACGAACAAATTCGAATTCTAAGGTCCTTTTTTCTATTTTCCAGAATTTCGCGTTTTTGATCAGTCCTGTATCGATCGCCGGAGGATAAACGATCATCACATGCAGATTTTTATCTCCTTCTTCTGTCCATAAACAATTTGTAAAACCTCTCATTGCCGCCTTGGAAGAAGAATACGCGATCTTATTCGGAAAACCGATCAATCCGAAATCGCTGCAAACATTGATCACAGAAGGAGAATCCGATTTTTGTAATATTGGGAGAGCGTATTTAGTAAAATAAACCGTTCCCATGAAATTTATATCCATTACCTTTTTGAAATCTGTTAGATCCAATTGGGAGAATGGAGCGGCAATGTAGATTCCAGCATTATTGACCAATACATCGATTCTTCCATGTTGTTTTTCCACGCTTCGGATCGTTTTTTCCACTTGAGAAGGATAAGAAACGTCTGCGATATGGGTGCTGATAAAGTTTTTGGGGGTTCTGACCTTCTCCTTTACTTTGGAAAGTCCTTTGGAATTGATATCTACCAAAGCGAGATCATAATCTCTTTTGGAGAGTTGGATCGCTAATGCTTCTCCTAAGCCTCCTCCTGCCCCGGTGATGATCGCAGTTTTTCTGGTAGTTCTCATATATTATAATTTAAGAATGTATTTGCCTGTGTTTTAGTGCGGGTATTTTTTTACGGACCTTCTGCACTTCTTCCAGGTCTATTTCCGTTAATAGCAATTTTTCCCCTTCTCCTGCATCTCCGAGAATGTTTCCCCAAGGATCCAC
This genomic interval carries:
- a CDS encoding SDR family NAD(P)-dependent oxidoreductase → MRTTRKTAIITGAGGGLGEALAIQLSKRDYDLALVDINSKGLSKVKEKVRTPKNFISTHIADVSYPSQVEKTIRSVEKQHGRIDVLVNNAGIYIAAPFSQLDLTDFKKVMDINFMGTVYFTKYALPILQKSDSPSVINVCSDFGLIGFPNKIAYSSSKAAMRGFTNCLWTEEGDKNLHVMIVYPPAIDTGLIKNAKFWKIEKRTLEFEFVRKNSISAELVAKRILEGMEKKKKVLKIGFTIRVIDIASRYFPETTHTILTKLKNRFDFV